Proteins from a genomic interval of Nematostella vectensis chromosome 12, jaNemVect1.1, whole genome shotgun sequence:
- the LOC5510120 gene encoding eukaryotic translation initiation factor 3 subunit B — translation MADDKDHEEEKADESAEESASDPEDMTNGGENDEGDDEEFDDPEGFVDDIPEQELLGDILRQKPSETEGTDCIIVVDNVPKVGPERVEKLKNVIRKVFSKFGQIVTEHYPMEKDLTRGYIFLEFSNASDAVRAVKTANGYKLDKHHIFAVNHFEDFNKLLSLKEEWQEPTKQPYEQQENLRSWLLDPDCNDQYSVIHSAGDKLSIFSNTPQEPILVRERDNWTEMYAQWSPKGTYLATFHKQGIALWGGEDFKRIMRFNHPGVQLIDFSPCERYLVSFSPIVTNTEDPTGIVIWEIRTGLKKRGFLAGDTSQWPAFKWSNDGKYFARMAPDSISVYETPSFGLLDKKSLKIQGVKDFQWSPVDNIIAFWVPEVKDTPARVTLMQIPERHEVRVKNLFNVSDCKMYWQNKGDFFCVKVDRYTKSKKALYYNFELFRVRERQIPVDSLEMKEPIISFAWEPGGSKFCVLHGDSSRISASFYNMEKQGSVDLQKTYEKRQANTISWSPNGQFCVLAGLRSMSGVLEFHDTGDWVCMNQAEHFMATDVEWDPTGRYVATSVSWWAHKVDNGYFIWSFQGKLLQRHALDQFCQFLWRPRPATLLDEDAIKKLKKDIKKYQRTFEIKDRMSQSRASKELIERRRRKMKEFEGYRQKKSNEFIQQKKQRLELRNGLDTDDFESETAQEIDEEVVEFFVKEEIIDVEE, via the exons ATGGCGGACGACAAAGACCACGAGGAAGAGAAAGCGGATGAATCCGCCGAAGAGAGCGCCTCAGACCCTGAAGACATGACAAACGGAGGCGAAAACGACGAAGGGGATGACGAGGAATTCGACGATCCAGAAGGATTCGTAGATGACATTCCCGAACAAG aacTTCTTGGAGATATCTTGCGACAGAAACCCTCAGAAACTGAGGGAACAGACTGTATCATTGTTGTGGACAATGTGCCAAAAGTTGGGCCTGAGCGTgtggaaaaattaaaaaatgttattCGTAAAGTCTTCTCAAAGTTTGGCCAGATTGTAACAGAGCATTACCCCATGGAGAAGGATTTGACAAGAGG GTACATCTTTCTGGAGTTTTCAAATGCCAGTGATGCAGTACGTGCTGTCAAGACGGCTAATGGCTACAAACTGGATAAGCACCATATCTTTGCTGTCAACCACTTTGAGGATTTTAACAAGCTGTTGTCTCTCAAAGAAGAATGGCAAGAGCCCACTAAACAGCCGTATGAACAGCAGGAAAATCTTCGCAGCTGGCTTCTTGATCCTGATTGTAATGATCAGTATTCAGTCATTCACTCTGCTGGTGATAAGCTTTCCATCTTCTCGAACACGCCGCAAGAACCTATTCTAGTCAGGGAGAGGGAT AATTGGACTGAAATGTATGCTCAGTGGTCTCCAAAGGGTACATACCTTGCGACTTTCCACAAGCAAGGTATTGCTCTTTGGGGTGGAGAGGACTTTAAGCGTATCATGAGATTCAACCACCCAGGAGTGCAACTGATAGACTTTTCTCCTTGCGAAAG ATATCTTGTGAGCTTTAGTCCTATTGTGACCAATACAGAAGATCCAACA GGAATTGTCATCTGGGAAATCAGAACTGGTCTGAAAAAGAGGGGTTTCCTCGCAGGAGATACATCACAGTGGCCTGCTTTCAA ATGGAGTAATGATGGCAAATACTTTGCTAGAATGGCCCCTGACAGTATAAGTGTCTATGAGACGCCG TCATTTGGTTTGCTGGACAAGAAAAGCTTGAAAATACAAGGAGTCAA GGATTTCCAGTGGTCTCCGGTAGACAACATCATTGCCTTCTGGGTTCCTGAAGTGAAAGACACGCCCGCCAGGGTGACCCTCATGCAGATTCCAGAACGACATGAAGTCCGGGTCAAAAATCTTTTCAATGTGTCAGAT tGCAAAATGTACTGGCAGAATAAGGGAGACTTCTTCTGTGTCAAAGTTGACAGATATACAAAGAGTAAAAAG GCACTTTACTATAACTTTGAGCTGTTCCGTGTGAGAGAGAGACAGATCCCAGTGGACAGCTTGGAGATGAAAG AGCCCATCATCTCATTCGCTTGGGAACCTGGCGGTAGCAAGTTCTGTGTTCTCCATGGTGACTCCAGCAGAATCTCAGCCAGCTTCTACAACATGGAGAAGCAGGGAAGTGTGGACTTGCAAA AAACTTATGAGAAGCGTCAAGCTAACACCATCAGCTGGTCGCCCAATGGTCAGTTCTGTGTCCTTGCTGGCTTGAGAAG TATGTCTGGAGTCCTAGAGTTCCATGACACAGGAGACTGGGTGTGTATGAACCAGGCCGAGCACTTCATGGCTACTGACGTCGAGTGGGATCCCACTGGAAGATATGTCGCCACCTCTGTCAGCTGGTGGGCACATAAG gtTGATAATGGGTACTTCATCTGGTCCTTCCAAGGCAAGCTACTACAGCGACATGCATTAGACCAATTCTGTCAGTTTCTGTGGAGACCGCGCCCAGCAACTCTGTTGGATGAAGATGCTATTAAG AAACTCAAGAAAGACATCAAGAAATACCAACGCACTTTTGAGATTAAGGACCGCATGAGCCAGTCCAGGGCCTCCAAG GAACTGATTGAGCGCCGGCGTCGCAAGATGAAGGAGTTTGAAGGCTACCGACAGAAGAAGAGCAATGAGTTTATCCAGCAGAAGAAACAGAGGCTTGAGCTGCGCAATG GCTTAGACACTGACGACTTTGAGTCGGAGACAGCCCAAGAGATTGATGAGGAAGTTGTTGAATTCTTTGTAAAGGAAGAGATTATAGACGTCGAGGAATAA